The following DNA comes from Halobacillus litoralis.
AAAGCTTATATCCGGCGAATAGCGTTCCTCAAGTAGTGAAACGCATCAATCAAGCTTTACAGCGTGCCGATCAAGTCCACTACATGGAGGGGGACCAGAAAATGGATTGGTTTGCACCGATTGTAGCAGATGCAGAAGCAGGGTTCGGTGGTCAGTTAAATGTGTTTGAGCTCATGAAAGGGATGATAGAGGCAGGGGCGTCAGCTGTACACTTTGAAGATCAACTTTCCTCTGAGAAAAAATGTGGTCATCTCGGAGGGAAGGTTCTCTTACCAACACAAACAGCTGTCCGCAACTTGATTTCTGCCCGATTTGCAGCCGATGTCATGGGGGTGCCTTCTATAATCATCGCTCGGACAGATGCCAATGCAGCGAATCTGATCACAAGTGATGTGGACCCGGTTGATGAGCAATTCCTTACAGGGGAGCGGACGGCTGAAGGATTTTACAAAACGAAGCCAGGACTCGATCAGGCAATTGCACGCGGATTGGCTTATGCGCCTTATGCCGATCTTGTGTGGTGTGAAACTTCGGAACCGAATTTAGAGGAAGCGCGTAGGTTTGCAGAGGCGATCCATGAAAAATTCCCAGGGAAATTACTTGCTTACAATTGCTCGCCATCTTTTAATTGGAAGAAGAAACTGGACGATCAAAGCATTGCCGACTTCCAGCATGAATTAGGGGAGATGGGATACAAATTCCAATTTGTTACTTTGGCAGGATTCCATGCATTGAACCATGGAATGTTCGAACTTGCTCGGCAGTATAAAGACCGAGGTATGGAAGCTTATTCTGAATTACAGCAAGCAGAATTCGCGAGTGAAATACATGGCTACTCAGCAACAAGGCATCAAAGGGAAGTGGGCACTGGTTACTTTGACGAAGTTTCCCAAGTCATATCTGGTGGGACTTCTTCTACCACTGCTTTGAAAGGTTCCACTGAATACGAGCAATTCAATTCAGAAGCAATTAAATAATCCTAATCCATGTAAGCCCGCCTTTTCGGCGGGCCTTTTTCAGCTTGTCAAAGCTGTAGGAGACGCTTAATCCTTCGTTCTTCCTTATTTCTGCTATCAATAGTTCAGGCACACTTTATAAGCAATTTAATATGGTATGATATCACCTATTTTATGTGTTTGTAAAAACTCGGGAGTGATATCATGCCGGTGATTACAGGAGAGGATTACAAAAAGCGGATTGATGCAATGGAGTCAGAGGTTTGGTTTGATGGAGCAAAGGTGACAGGGAAAATATCTGATCATCCGGCTTTCAAGGGTGTAGTGGGGACTCAATCCCAGCTTTATGATATGCAGAATGAAAGCAAAATAAAAAATGAAATGACTTTTGCCTCAGAAACAACGGGGAATGATATCGGGGTATCTTACTTAATACCGAGAACAAGAGCGGATTTGGAGAAAAGGAGGATCATGATCCAGCACTGGGCGCGTATTTCTGGTGGCCTTATGGGAAGAAGCCCGGATTATATGAACACCGTTCTTGCCTCATTTGCTTCTTCGGTCGATGTTCTAGATGGAGAAGATAATTGTTATCCGGATCGGTTACTTCATTTTTATGAATACGCACGGGAAAAAGATTTATCCTTTACTCATACATTTGTGAATCCGCAAAGCAATCGGTCAAAGCTTGCGTTTTTAGAAGAAGATGTCACGAACGCCAGAATTATCGACCGAAATGAAGAAGGATTAATAATAAAAGGTGCAAAGCTATTGGCCACCCAGGGCGGAATAACCGATGAGATTCTCGTTTTCTCTGCGCCAGGTGCTCAAGAAAGTTGTCATGCATATGGTTTTTCCCTTCCAACAGATACAGATGGTTTGAAATTCGTTTGTCGTGAATCATTTGCTACTAAAGACTCGAGTTTTGATTATCCATTATCATCCCGTTTTGCGGAAATGGATACGATCGTCATTTTTGACGGGGTGCTTGTACCATGGAATCGTGTTTTTTTCCATGACAATATCCGTGCTGCTACTCAAATGTACTTGAAAGGAAAGTTTGTACCGTTTACTTTGCATCAAATCGTGTCAAGGCAAATTGTGAAAACGGAATTCTTACTTGGAATTGCCCAAAGTATTGTGGATACAATCAATATTAGCGACTATCAACATGTGCAAAGTAAAGTGGTTGAAATCGTCAAAGGATTAGAGACATTAAGAGCGTTGTTATTGATGTCAGAACATGATGCGAAAATAGATGGTTACGGTGTTATGGTCCCTTCCAAACAACCCTTATATGTAGCTGTCAATCAATTTCAGGAACTTTATCCAAGATTTACAGAGATCATTCAGCTGTTAGGGGCAAGTGGACTGATGACGATTCCAAAAGAGACTGATTTCGATACAGAAATTGGAGAGCAACTTGACCATTTCTTGCAAGGAGTTGAAGTGAAAGGAAAAGATCGTGTTGCCCTTTTCCGGCTTGCATGGGATTTGACAATGAGTGGGTTTGGTTCTAGACAGACCCTCTATGAACGATTCTTTTTCGGGGATCCGGTGAGGCTTTCTCAAACGATCTACCAAAATTTTGATGAAACCAAGTCTAAGAAGATGATTGAAGACTTCTTGTCGTTGAAGGAATAATTATGTGGTATTCATAAAAAAAGCTGACTAAATTATAGTCAGCTTTTTAACGTTTGGCATTGCTTTTTTTTGCTTTTTGTTCCAGTTGCGATCGTGGTTGTTGATCCGCGATATCCTCAGACAACCCCTGGGGATTGACAGTCGGAGCGACTTTTCTTTTTTCTGAGTTGCTTTTCTTACTCATTATGAACACCTCCTATAGATAGTGTGCAGGAAATCGTATATATTTATCCTTTCTTCTCAAAGCAGCAAATTAGGAAAAGGTTTCAAAGAATTTTTAATCTGAAGATGCAGAAACTAAGAAAAAGTTTGAGGAGGAATACATGTGAAGAAGAAAAAAGACCAAGGTGTCCGCAATTATCAGCCATCGGATTATGAGAAGGAAGACTTTGTTTCCAAGGGGTTAGCC
Coding sequences within:
- the aceA gene encoding isocitrate lyase, coding for MRNERIEKLYNEWQDESRWYGVKRPYKPEDVIRLRGSIDIQYTLAEKGSEKLWKLMNEEGYVHALGALTGNQAMQQVKAGLKAIYLSGWQVAADANLSGHMYPDQSLYPANSVPQVVKRINQALQRADQVHYMEGDQKMDWFAPIVADAEAGFGGQLNVFELMKGMIEAGASAVHFEDQLSSEKKCGHLGGKVLLPTQTAVRNLISARFAADVMGVPSIIIARTDANAANLITSDVDPVDEQFLTGERTAEGFYKTKPGLDQAIARGLAYAPYADLVWCETSEPNLEEARRFAEAIHEKFPGKLLAYNCSPSFNWKKKLDDQSIADFQHELGEMGYKFQFVTLAGFHALNHGMFELARQYKDRGMEAYSELQQAEFASEIHGYSATRHQREVGTGYFDEVSQVISGGTSSTTALKGSTEYEQFNSEAIK
- the hpaB gene encoding 4-hydroxyphenylacetate 3-monooxygenase, oxygenase component, whose product is MPVITGEDYKKRIDAMESEVWFDGAKVTGKISDHPAFKGVVGTQSQLYDMQNESKIKNEMTFASETTGNDIGVSYLIPRTRADLEKRRIMIQHWARISGGLMGRSPDYMNTVLASFASSVDVLDGEDNCYPDRLLHFYEYAREKDLSFTHTFVNPQSNRSKLAFLEEDVTNARIIDRNEEGLIIKGAKLLATQGGITDEILVFSAPGAQESCHAYGFSLPTDTDGLKFVCRESFATKDSSFDYPLSSRFAEMDTIVIFDGVLVPWNRVFFHDNIRAATQMYLKGKFVPFTLHQIVSRQIVKTEFLLGIAQSIVDTINISDYQHVQSKVVEIVKGLETLRALLLMSEHDAKIDGYGVMVPSKQPLYVAVNQFQELYPRFTEIIQLLGASGLMTIPKETDFDTEIGEQLDHFLQGVEVKGKDRVALFRLAWDLTMSGFGSRQTLYERFFFGDPVRLSQTIYQNFDETKSKKMIEDFLSLKE